The following coding sequences are from one Paenibacillus sp. JDR-2 window:
- a CDS encoding glycoside hydrolase family 32 protein: protein MDRYRPRYHFTAPRNWMNDPNGPFQLNGEYHLFYQHNPSKPEWGDIHWGHAASRDLVNWTHLPAGMAPSYELGESHCFSGCSVVNDGEVTLFYTSIGEGERNATTGAQQWMARGTDLRTWHKPDINPVLTLDLHGDLEIRDWRDPYVWKTEDGWRMILGGIHEEKGCAFIYRSEDLEKWSFQGIFYKGEEWIWECPHLFRFGDKAVLFYSPSGPVRYLSGTISGDKLIDVQKHGTVDHGGWEGYYASTGFVDENGRRIVHGWIPEGSRGEEFPENLDWAGALALPRVVDLKANGALSMTPVPEVETLRGENYSFKDLAVGQTPVLTGVQSTSFECLLEIDRKSIEAAALTVSVFASACGKEHTDVRLDLASNTIAIDRSNSSLLPKVHKTPIQGELPAADGTDPIKLRIFADQSIVEVFVDDETCLTTRVYPTLEDNSGIQLRADSGEAVVCSLQIWEMKAAEIK from the coding sequence ATGGATCGTTATAGACCAAGGTATCATTTTACGGCACCTCGCAACTGGATGAATGACCCGAATGGGCCGTTTCAGTTAAACGGCGAATACCATTTGTTTTATCAGCATAACCCGTCAAAACCCGAGTGGGGCGACATTCATTGGGGGCATGCTGCAAGCCGGGATCTAGTGAATTGGACGCATCTGCCTGCTGGAATGGCTCCATCGTATGAGCTTGGCGAGTCCCACTGCTTCTCCGGCTGTTCCGTAGTAAATGACGGCGAAGTGACATTGTTCTATACAAGCATTGGCGAAGGGGAGCGGAATGCGACTACAGGTGCACAGCAATGGATGGCCCGCGGGACGGATTTGCGTACTTGGCATAAACCGGACATTAACCCGGTCCTAACCCTGGATCTTCATGGAGACCTTGAGATTCGGGACTGGCGGGATCCTTATGTCTGGAAGACGGAAGACGGCTGGCGAATGATTCTTGGCGGTATCCATGAGGAAAAAGGCTGCGCTTTTATATACCGCTCCGAGGATTTGGAGAAGTGGAGCTTCCAAGGTATTTTTTATAAAGGCGAAGAATGGATCTGGGAGTGCCCCCATTTGTTCCGTTTCGGCGATAAAGCGGTATTGTTCTACTCTCCAAGCGGTCCGGTTCGTTATCTTTCCGGTACCATCAGCGGAGATAAACTTATCGATGTGCAAAAGCATGGCACCGTCGACCATGGCGGCTGGGAAGGTTATTATGCTTCTACCGGATTTGTGGATGAGAACGGCCGCCGCATTGTGCATGGCTGGATTCCGGAAGGCAGCAGAGGCGAAGAATTTCCCGAGAACCTGGATTGGGCCGGGGCATTGGCGCTGCCGCGTGTCGTAGATCTGAAGGCAAACGGCGCGCTTTCCATGACCCCCGTACCCGAGGTGGAGACGCTGAGAGGCGAGAATTACAGCTTTAAAGATCTAGCAGTAGGACAAACGCCAGTTCTAACGGGTGTACAATCGACCTCCTTTGAATGCCTGCTCGAAATCGACAGAAAGTCGATCGAAGCTGCCGCTCTTACCGTTTCCGTATTCGCTTCCGCCTGCGGCAAGGAGCATACGGACGTACGCTTGGATCTAGCCTCCAATACGATTGCCATCGACCGGTCGAATTCAAGCTTGCTTCCAAAGGTACATAAAACACCGATTCAAGGCGAATTGCCGGCTGCTGACGGGACGGATCCTATCAAGCTGCGTATATTCGCGGATCAATCCATTGTGGAAGTTTTTGTGGATGATGAGACTTGCCTTACAACCAGAGTTTACCCGACTTTGGAAGACAATAGCGGCATCCAGCTCCGAGCAGACAGCGGTGAAGCCGTGGTTTGCAGTCTTCAGATTTGGGAGATGAAGGCTGCCGAAATCAAATAA
- a CDS encoding aspartate/glutamate racemase family protein has translation MKIGCLHAHYSNIEYIEASIGSKAELIHFVDPGLMMGMEEGFNHVKVKEKAVDQINWIAQSGVDAILITCTSYIALLEEVETNLPIIKLDEPFFNEICKITQSQILLFTNPATVEGTMKRLTKFASSHGYQLPDIEVKVIENAFQLIMQGQKTEYADEVYKFIEKMLHSEQDKILAVAQLSMVKAAERVAREFNISITNPLAPLAAYVSSKDRSN, from the coding sequence ATGAAGATTGGCTGTTTACATGCTCATTATTCCAATATCGAATATATTGAAGCTTCGATTGGTTCGAAAGCGGAATTGATTCACTTTGTGGATCCCGGACTAATGATGGGTATGGAAGAAGGTTTTAACCATGTTAAAGTTAAGGAAAAAGCCGTTGATCAGATCAATTGGATCGCTCAATCAGGAGTAGATGCTATTCTCATTACTTGCACGAGCTACATTGCTCTACTTGAAGAAGTTGAGACTAATTTACCGATCATAAAACTAGACGAGCCCTTTTTTAATGAAATATGTAAAATAACGCAGTCGCAAATTCTTCTGTTTACAAATCCTGCAACAGTTGAAGGTACGATGAAACGGCTGACGAAGTTCGCTTCATCGCATGGTTACCAGCTTCCTGACATTGAAGTGAAAGTGATTGAGAACGCGTTCCAGCTTATTATGCAGGGACAAAAGACAGAGTACGCAGACGAAGTGTACAAATTTATCGAGAAAATGCTCCATTCGGAACAGGATAAGATACTAGCCGTTGCTCAGCTTTCGATGGTCAAAGCAGCTGAGAGGGTGGCACGGGAATTTAATATATCCATCACCAATCCATTAGCGCCGTTGGCAGCCTATGTTTCAAGCAAGGACAGGAGCAACTAA
- a CDS encoding sugar porter family MFS transporter, with amino-acid sequence MSSLTANANGKSMKFVTLVSMIAALGGLLFGFDTAVVSGAIGFMQDRFDLNEVEVGWAVSSLIIGCIVGAGFSGVLSDRFGRKKVLIAAAALFIIGSIGSAIPDTFSMYIVARMIGGLGIGITSTLCPLYNAEIAPAKYRGRLVALNQFATVTGIFLVYFVNSGIAGYGDDAWDIANAWRWMFGIGVVPGVIFFVLLFLVPESPRWLIKQGRSEQALHILLRIHGEEEAKQEVLDIKASFAEEKGSSLKEIFRPGIRLALIVGVVLAVLQQVTGINAVMYYAPEIFKSMGSGTDSSLLQTILIGLVNFLFTILAIWLIDKVGRKVLLLVGSSVMTICLAVIGIAFHTGHTTGSLVLIFILIYVAAFAVSLGPVVWVVLSEIFPNRVRGRATAIASMALWIADYVVSQSFPPMLESAGPSVTFWIFGAMSLITFLFTMRVVPETKGKSLEEIEASWSK; translated from the coding sequence GTGAGCAGCTTAACTGCAAATGCCAATGGCAAAAGCATGAAGTTTGTTACGCTCGTTTCGATGATTGCCGCTCTTGGCGGTTTATTATTCGGCTTCGATACCGCTGTCGTGTCGGGAGCAATCGGATTTATGCAAGACCGTTTTGACTTAAACGAGGTGGAGGTCGGCTGGGCCGTATCCTCGCTTATTATCGGATGTATTGTTGGCGCGGGATTCTCTGGCGTGCTAAGCGACCGTTTCGGTCGTAAAAAAGTACTTATCGCGGCGGCAGCCCTATTCATTATCGGTTCGATTGGCTCCGCGATTCCGGATACGTTCTCGATGTACATCGTCGCCCGCATGATCGGCGGTCTTGGGATCGGGATTACGTCCACGCTTTGCCCGCTGTATAACGCGGAGATTGCCCCGGCTAAATACCGCGGCCGTCTCGTTGCTTTGAACCAATTCGCAACGGTTACGGGTATCTTCCTTGTTTACTTCGTCAACTCGGGTATTGCCGGTTATGGCGATGATGCTTGGGATATTGCAAACGCATGGCGCTGGATGTTTGGCATAGGCGTTGTGCCGGGCGTTATTTTCTTCGTTCTGCTCTTCCTTGTTCCGGAAAGCCCAAGATGGCTGATCAAGCAAGGTCGTTCGGAGCAAGCTCTCCATATCCTTCTTCGCATCCACGGTGAAGAAGAGGCGAAGCAGGAAGTTCTCGATATTAAAGCCTCTTTCGCTGAGGAAAAAGGCAGCTCGCTCAAAGAGATTTTCCGCCCGGGCATCCGCCTTGCGTTGATCGTTGGTGTCGTGCTTGCGGTTCTTCAGCAAGTGACCGGTATTAATGCGGTCATGTATTACGCGCCGGAAATTTTCAAATCGATGGGCTCCGGCACGGATTCGTCCCTGCTGCAAACGATTCTGATTGGCCTCGTTAACTTCCTGTTTACGATTCTGGCTATCTGGCTGATCGATAAAGTCGGCCGCAAGGTATTGCTGCTTGTTGGTTCATCCGTAATGACGATCTGTCTGGCGGTTATCGGGATTGCATTCCATACCGGCCATACGACCGGCTCGCTTGTCCTGATCTTTATCCTGATCTATGTAGCGGCATTCGCCGTATCGCTTGGACCTGTCGTATGGGTCGTCCTGAGCGAGATCTTCCCGAACCGCGTCCGCGGCCGGGCTACCGCAATCGCGTCGATGGCGCTATGGATTGCCGACTACGTTGTATCCCAATCGTTCCCGCCAATGCTGGAATCGGCAGGACCATCCGTAACGTTCTGGATCTTTGGCGCGATGTCGCTGATTACGTTCCTGTTTACGATGCGCGTTGTACCGGAGACGAAAGGTAAGTCGCTCGAGGAAATCGAGGCTTCCTGGAGTAAATAA
- a CDS encoding response regulator has translation MYRLLIADDEALEREGLEHLIHRMLPDRFQIAFADNGRRAIEQAEEFRPHIIMMDINMPGIQGLQAIREIKTRLPDTKFILVTAYDFFAYAKEAVSLGVKEYIVKPAGREQISSTLNQLIEELEREKSKRTEELHLRDKVSQLQPLVENELSLLLMVDQVLDANEEKLSDWLSFPLDEGCAVVVALPKQIYTLDKKKLYETFRGFIKTYGISCIVSSLIDLHMAIFIRNDTSDALWKRSIKPFGEKLCSLAERQFQLPITVGIGSVQSGAGGWRKSYFEAVFASDVDRHVGEVRDFEGVVQGTGSNVAAATANPASSDEHSDSEDQRSYVISALQRIREQREQQTINVMDKAKQYIGLHFTEELSLEETAEHVHLNPHYFSKVFKQQVGATFIDYLTGLRIEKAKQLISSADELALKEVCFEVGYKDPNYFSRVFKRVTGLTPTEYRSQAK, from the coding sequence ATGTACCGTCTATTGATCGCCGATGACGAAGCGCTGGAACGCGAAGGACTGGAGCATCTCATTCACCGCATGCTGCCGGACAGGTTCCAAATCGCGTTTGCGGATAATGGCCGAAGAGCCATTGAACAGGCGGAAGAATTCCGCCCCCACATCATTATGATGGATATTAATATGCCCGGTATTCAAGGTCTGCAGGCTATACGGGAAATAAAAACGAGGCTTCCGGACACCAAGTTTATCCTGGTGACGGCTTATGACTTTTTTGCCTATGCCAAAGAAGCGGTGTCGCTTGGCGTAAAGGAATATATCGTCAAGCCAGCCGGACGCGAGCAGATCTCCTCGACCTTGAACCAGCTCATTGAGGAGCTGGAGCGCGAGAAATCCAAGCGGACCGAAGAGCTGCACTTGCGGGATAAAGTATCCCAGCTGCAGCCGCTGGTGGAAAATGAGCTGTCCCTCCTGCTTATGGTGGATCAGGTGCTGGATGCGAATGAAGAGAAGCTGTCCGACTGGCTAAGCTTCCCGCTTGATGAGGGCTGCGCGGTTGTAGTCGCCTTACCGAAGCAGATTTATACGCTGGACAAGAAAAAGCTGTACGAAACGTTCCGCGGCTTCATCAAGACCTACGGGATCTCCTGCATTGTCAGCTCCTTAATCGACTTGCATATGGCTATTTTTATACGCAATGATACCAGCGATGCCTTATGGAAACGAAGTATCAAGCCATTTGGAGAAAAGCTGTGCAGTCTGGCCGAAAGGCAATTCCAGCTGCCGATTACCGTAGGAATCGGATCGGTCCAATCGGGCGCTGGCGGCTGGCGCAAATCGTATTTCGAGGCTGTATTTGCTTCTGACGTTGACCGGCATGTCGGCGAGGTGCGCGATTTCGAGGGTGTGGTACAAGGAACGGGATCAAACGTTGCCGCAGCAACTGCTAATCCCGCTTCCTCGGACGAACACTCCGATTCGGAAGATCAACGTTCTTATGTCATCTCCGCCCTGCAGCGGATCCGGGAGCAGCGGGAGCAGCAGACGATTAATGTGATGGATAAGGCCAAGCAGTACATCGGGCTTCATTTTACGGAGGAATTGTCGCTCGAGGAGACAGCCGAACATGTCCATCTGAATCCCCATTATTTCAGCAAAGTGTTCAAGCAGCAGGTTGGGGCGACGTTTATCGATTATTTGACGGGGCTTCGAATCGAGAAAGCCAAGCAGCTGATCTCGTCGGCCGATGAGCTAGCTTTGAAAGAGGTTTGCTTCGAGGTTGGTTATAAGGACCCGAATTATTTCAGCCGGGTGTTCAAACGGGTAACCGGACTTACTCCGACCGAATACCGCAGTCAAGCGAAATGA
- a CDS encoding sensor histidine kinase — protein sequence MTLRKKLLLFIPLLVLLTNGVTFFLFESSKTVQHSYNTMMDRMLLYTRSAQTADENVRALYTYLLNPEDNGRASLRQQQAELARISEKLASQRTELGIAGVLQGYAHMLQTLAEQVQAAEKSTVPNDALSYYEDTERTSSFIREEERRLIDLELSAYEPVYRSIQLEIVRMDWLGPAVFIINTLLSIVVALWISRSITEPVDRLVQTAQHLSKGQLDTAYLPERSNDELGILSEAFRHMIKDLNDLMGRDKERMESERLVKELELQALQSQINPHFLFNTLNVLSKLALLEGADRTSDLIVSMSKLIRYNLSQLDRPVTLGDELKHVREYFTIQQARFRNRVETRQQIDESVLDMLIPALTIQPLVENAFVHGVERMESGGIIQLVMERAGENVSIVIRDNGAGMTMEESNALLSLQEPAQPAPAKKNSMGFGTRNVIKRLRLFYNRRDVVSIESEPGRGTSVILLLPNPSDAGAEQKGGPDHDVPSIDRR from the coding sequence ATGACACTCCGTAAAAAGCTGCTGCTCTTTATCCCGCTGCTGGTGCTCCTGACGAACGGCGTCACGTTCTTCCTGTTCGAGAGCTCCAAAACGGTACAGCACAGCTATAATACGATGATGGACCGCATGCTGCTGTATACCCGGTCGGCACAAACGGCCGACGAGAATGTGCGGGCCTTGTACACGTATCTGCTTAATCCCGAGGACAACGGCCGGGCTTCGCTTCGGCAGCAACAGGCGGAACTCGCGCGAATCAGCGAGAAGCTGGCAAGCCAGCGGACGGAATTGGGCATTGCCGGTGTGCTGCAGGGATATGCTCATATGCTTCAGACGCTGGCGGAGCAAGTACAAGCGGCTGAAAAGTCTACCGTTCCAAACGATGCGCTAAGTTACTATGAGGATACGGAGCGGACGAGCTCTTTTATAAGAGAGGAAGAACGCCGCCTTATTGACCTGGAGCTTAGCGCTTATGAACCGGTATACCGGAGCATCCAATTGGAAATCGTACGAATGGACTGGCTTGGGCCTGCCGTATTTATCATTAATACGCTGCTAAGTATCGTAGTTGCGTTGTGGATTTCAAGAAGCATTACGGAACCGGTAGACCGTCTCGTGCAAACGGCGCAGCATCTGTCCAAAGGGCAGCTGGATACAGCTTATCTTCCCGAACGCTCGAATGATGAGCTTGGCATCCTGTCGGAAGCGTTCCGCCATATGATTAAAGATTTGAATGATTTGATGGGACGGGACAAGGAACGCATGGAATCGGAGCGTCTGGTCAAAGAACTGGAGCTTCAAGCTTTGCAAAGCCAGATCAACCCGCATTTTTTGTTCAATACGCTAAACGTGCTGTCCAAGCTTGCGCTGCTTGAAGGGGCCGACCGGACAAGCGACCTTATTGTGTCCATGTCCAAGCTTATCCGTTATAACTTAAGCCAGTTGGACCGCCCGGTTACGCTTGGCGACGAGCTTAAGCATGTCCGGGAGTACTTCACGATTCAACAGGCAAGGTTCCGCAACCGTGTAGAAACCAGACAGCAGATCGACGAATCCGTGCTGGATATGCTTATCCCCGCTCTGACGATACAGCCGCTTGTGGAGAACGCATTTGTACACGGCGTCGAACGGATGGAGTCCGGCGGAATAATTCAGCTTGTTATGGAGAGAGCTGGCGAGAACGTTAGTATAGTCATTAGGGATAACGGTGCCGGAATGACAATGGAGGAAAGCAACGCGCTTCTTTCCCTGCAAGAGCCCGCCCAACCCGCTCCCGCGAAGAAAAACTCCATGGGTTTTGGCACGCGAAATGTAATTAAGCGGCTAAGGCTTTTCTATAACCGGCGGGATGTTGTAAGTATCGAAAGCGAGCCAGGACGGGGAACCTCGGTTATTCTCCTCCTGCCTAATCCATCCGATGCAGGTGCAGAGCAGAAAGGAGGACCGGATCACGATGTACCGTCTATTGATCGCCGATGA
- a CDS encoding substrate-binding domain-containing protein has product MANRRRWNIGVLLLLIIFAYVLVQFYLSTERIRDLVTPLEASDKDHTRRQIALISQELDNPFWRSVEEGAMKAAGQYRMELQYMGPFRINAEEQMKLLEKAIASKMDGIIMQGIGSERDKALIEKANKLGIPVITVDTDEPGSKRLAYVGTNNSFAGQEMGHLIAEDGQKEPSGVIGVLVGSKEAANQRLRLEGFQSVINTYKGLSIAEVRASNISRLQAAQQAEQMLKEHPEITYMVGFSSLDGIGMAEAVARVKPGGVTIFAFDDLEDTLAAIRKKQIEASIVQQPTQMGYEAISLLNQYSQGQDVTSKQYTPISVITDKEVSAP; this is encoded by the coding sequence ATGGCCAACCGAAGAAGATGGAACATCGGCGTCCTTCTATTACTAATTATTTTTGCTTATGTGCTGGTCCAGTTTTATTTGTCTACCGAGCGGATCAGAGATCTTGTAACCCCGCTGGAGGCAAGCGACAAGGATCATACCAGGCGGCAGATCGCCCTAATCTCGCAAGAGCTGGACAATCCGTTCTGGCGGTCCGTCGAAGAGGGAGCGATGAAAGCAGCCGGTCAATACCGGATGGAGCTGCAATATATGGGGCCGTTCCGCATTAACGCCGAGGAGCAGATGAAGCTGCTGGAGAAGGCGATAGCCTCCAAGATGGACGGGATTATTATGCAGGGGATCGGAAGCGAGCGGGATAAAGCCTTAATCGAAAAAGCCAACAAGCTTGGCATACCGGTCATTACCGTCGATACGGATGAGCCCGGCAGTAAACGACTCGCTTATGTTGGCACCAACAATTCGTTTGCCGGTCAAGAGATGGGACACCTTATTGCTGAAGACGGGCAGAAGGAACCAAGCGGCGTAATTGGCGTCCTTGTAGGCAGCAAAGAGGCCGCCAACCAACGGCTTCGCCTGGAAGGATTCCAATCGGTCATTAACACCTACAAGGGGCTGTCTATTGCCGAAGTAAGGGCTTCGAATATTTCCCGGCTTCAAGCGGCTCAGCAGGCTGAGCAAATGTTAAAGGAGCATCCGGAGATCACTTATATGGTCGGCTTCAGCTCCCTTGACGGTATTGGCATGGCGGAAGCCGTTGCCCGCGTTAAACCCGGCGGAGTCACAATCTTCGCTTTTGATGACCTGGAGGATACGCTGGCCGCTATTAGAAAGAAGCAGATCGAAGCTTCGATTGTGCAGCAGCCCACCCAAATGGGTTATGAAGCGATATCGCTGCTGAATCAATATTCTCAGGGGCAAGACGTCACATCCAAGCAATATACTCCGATTTCCGTCATTACGGATAAGGAGGTTTCAGCCCCATGA
- a CDS encoding PAS domain-containing sensor histidine kinase, whose protein sequence is MDKHGHIMKHNFMESIWNNIPDGIVVIDLDENILDVNPGFVALHGWTREELIGRPCCFTPVHLLEERRLMIEKAKLGESVQGQETFKLRKDGTMLYISLSLTALRDESGTIIGVVGFERDISDRIKMEASLFEAESLYSHLADSALAGVFVGQGGRILYANPYLAALYGYTNEELLQVELNKLMLPGELEVVTRDAQVTLMDQKQIYFHFNITGVKKDGSPVHLEGNSCLISFQGKPALLGTVQDITIKKEKERSLRDSANMYQRIIKFLPEPIVLIDNGEIVYANKLAVKLIGAADDSEMVGRPILDYVDPAYSDDLMDVLYKVIHTDDPTNFIENKLLCNDGQTIDVEMSSIRIHNYRGKMVILTVIRDLTDRKRSEEMLVRSEKLSVIGQLAAGVAHEIRNPLTALKGFTQLLKSKAEGNSFYYDIMTNELDRINFIVNEFMTLAKPHFSKFSTRRLDHILHAVISILETQAILMNVSIRTEFENCIPSIYCDENQLKQVFINIIKNAIEAMPLGGQITISAAMESDHERVRLTIRDEGMGIPDEIIRQIGQPFITTKEKGTGLGLMISSRIIEQHQGLMNISSVPGEGTTIEIILPLNTEEK, encoded by the coding sequence ATGGACAAGCATGGTCATATAATGAAGCATAACTTTATGGAATCGATATGGAACAATATCCCCGACGGGATTGTCGTGATAGATTTGGATGAGAATATTCTTGATGTAAACCCGGGGTTTGTTGCCCTTCACGGATGGACGAGGGAAGAACTGATCGGCAGGCCTTGCTGCTTTACGCCGGTTCATCTTCTGGAAGAACGAAGATTAATGATCGAGAAGGCCAAGCTTGGCGAAAGCGTGCAGGGCCAGGAGACGTTTAAGCTTCGGAAAGACGGCACGATGCTCTACATTAGTCTAAGTCTTACAGCTCTAAGGGATGAGAGTGGGACTATTATCGGGGTTGTGGGATTCGAGAGGGATATCTCGGACCGGATTAAGATGGAAGCTTCCTTGTTTGAAGCGGAAAGCTTGTATAGTCATCTGGCTGACAGTGCGCTGGCCGGCGTGTTTGTCGGGCAGGGAGGCCGTATTTTGTACGCCAATCCTTACTTGGCGGCTCTTTACGGTTATACGAATGAGGAATTGCTGCAAGTTGAGTTGAATAAGTTAATGCTGCCCGGCGAGTTGGAAGTCGTTACGCGGGATGCGCAAGTAACCTTGATGGACCAGAAGCAAATCTACTTTCATTTCAACATTACGGGGGTTAAGAAGGACGGCTCCCCTGTCCACCTCGAAGGCAACTCCTGCCTGATCTCCTTTCAAGGAAAGCCGGCGCTGCTGGGCACGGTACAGGATATTACGATCAAGAAGGAAAAAGAGCGCTCCCTTCGCGATAGTGCCAACATGTATCAGCGCATTATCAAGTTTCTCCCCGAGCCTATTGTCCTGATCGACAATGGCGAGATCGTATATGCCAATAAGTTGGCGGTCAAGCTGATTGGCGCTGCCGATGATTCCGAGATGGTCGGGCGGCCTATCCTTGATTACGTCGATCCCGCTTATAGCGATGATCTGATGGATGTACTTTACAAAGTGATTCATACCGACGATCCCACGAATTTTATCGAAAATAAGCTGCTATGCAATGACGGCCAGACGATCGACGTTGAGATGTCGAGCATCCGGATTCATAATTACCGGGGGAAAATGGTGATTCTGACCGTTATCCGGGATTTGACGGACCGCAAGCGGTCGGAAGAGATGCTGGTCCGTTCCGAGAAGCTGTCGGTAATCGGACAGCTGGCAGCTGGGGTAGCGCATGAAATCCGAAATCCGTTAACCGCATTGAAGGGTTTCACCCAGCTGTTGAAATCCAAAGCGGAGGGGAATTCGTTCTATTATGACATCATGACCAATGAACTGGACCGGATCAATTTTATCGTGAATGAATTTATGACGCTTGCGAAGCCGCATTTCTCCAAATTTAGCACGCGAAGGCTGGATCATATTTTACATGCCGTTATTTCGATCCTGGAGACACAGGCGATTCTGATGAACGTATCGATCCGTACGGAGTTCGAGAACTGTATTCCGTCGATTTATTGCGATGAGAATCAACTGAAGCAGGTCTTTATCAATATTATAAAAAATGCAATAGAAGCGATGCCGCTTGGGGGACAGATTACGATTTCGGCGGCGATGGAGTCGGATCATGAGCGGGTGCGCCTGACGATCCGCGATGAAGGCATGGGAATTCCGGACGAGATTATCCGCCAAATCGGTCAGCCTTTTATTACGACCAAGGAGAAGGGGACGGGGCTGGGCCTTATGATCAGCTCGCGCATTATCGAGCAGCATCAAGGGCTGATGAACATATCAAGCGTTCCCGGCGAAGGGACAACGATCGAAATCATCCTGCCGTTAAATACGGAAGAGAAATGA
- a CDS encoding LacI family DNA-binding transcriptional regulator encodes MVTIYDIAEKANVSAMTVSRVINNTGRISEKTRARVKKVMEELNYVPNQMARSLVLQQTRSLFLLITDITNPFYTTLSRGAEDAATKNGYRLLFGNSDESLEKEADYINTILTTRVDGVLIAPAGDPSLPHLESLQRHNIPFVLLDREVPGVECDIVLGDSKEGARQLVNHLAKQGHRRIAMVNGSDTISSARLRLEGYKEALILNGLTYDGSIVFETSYGPRTDLSEMEAWLDSLDPLPTAVVAGNNVLAIEAIRLLRKRNMRIPEDISIVCFDDFGPYSEVDPFMTVAAQQAYQFGYLGMQMLIDRIQNKEEAGPWKKIVLPAELIIRRSVSSL; translated from the coding sequence ATGGTTACAATCTATGATATTGCGGAGAAAGCTAATGTATCCGCGATGACCGTTTCTAGAGTTATCAATAACACAGGCAGAATAAGCGAGAAGACAAGAGCCCGGGTCAAAAAGGTGATGGAAGAGCTGAACTACGTACCCAACCAGATGGCCCGCAGCCTGGTCTTGCAGCAGACCCGGAGCTTGTTCCTGCTTATTACCGATATAACGAACCCGTTCTATACAACGCTGTCCCGGGGAGCCGAAGATGCCGCAACAAAAAACGGCTACCGACTGCTGTTCGGCAACAGCGACGAAAGTCTGGAGAAGGAAGCCGATTATATTAACACCATTCTGACTACCCGGGTGGACGGCGTGTTGATTGCCCCGGCCGGAGATCCGTCTCTGCCCCATCTCGAATCGCTGCAACGGCATAACATTCCGTTTGTCTTGCTGGACCGCGAAGTGCCGGGAGTCGAATGCGACATCGTGCTTGGGGACAGCAAGGAAGGCGCCCGCCAGCTGGTTAACCATCTTGCCAAGCAGGGCCATCGCCGCATTGCCATGGTGAACGGATCGGATACGATCTCAAGCGCAAGACTGCGTCTTGAAGGCTATAAGGAAGCGCTGATCCTGAACGGATTGACCTATGACGGGAGCATCGTCTTTGAGACTAGTTACGGTCCGCGTACCGATCTGTCTGAGATGGAAGCCTGGCTGGATTCGCTTGACCCGCTCCCGACGGCTGTCGTAGCCGGCAACAATGTCCTGGCGATCGAAGCCATCCGCCTGCTGAGAAAGCGTAATATGCGGATTCCGGAAGACATCTCCATCGTCTGCTTTGATGATTTTGGCCCGTATTCCGAGGTTGATCCGTTTATGACGGTTGCCGCGCAGCAGGCCTATCAATTCGGCTATCTGGGCATGCAAATGCTCATTGACCGCATTCAGAACAAAGAAGAAGCCGGACCGTGGAAAAAAATCGTTCTGCCCGCGGAGCTGATTATCCGCCGCTCCGTCTCTTCCCTTTAA